Proteins encoded within one genomic window of Stigmatopora argus isolate UIUO_Sarg chromosome 21, RoL_Sarg_1.0, whole genome shotgun sequence:
- the fam83hb gene encoding protein FAM83H — MTHRSQSSSIGENPLDPNYLPPHYREDYRLAIDALIENDLPGYYEFLQGADVVSFLAPSEIEHIKSTIQEPTHAHSVPDLRYPEAGHDVEGSSDTYWPMQSDQVAPGLDLGWPLIQNSFVGPTEVTTLVNPSEPNMPSIKEQARRLIKNARQVIAVVMDTFTDVDIFADLLDATGRHIPVYILLDEQEAHSFVSMVNNCKVNLDLIQMMRVRTVAGLTYQSRTGKSFKGQMKDRFLLADCRAVLSGSYSFMWSYEKIHRCMAHLFLGELVATFDEEFRILYAQSEPLVLDPSDGALALPDAGGYLSRQLGLKRTQSLRNPLGFRRTPEIPSGFPYGDQDRNPALSFRRNDPFRHTMEPGAGIMMGKYSQQQFRMQQSYLEQGRSIVSRQMDMSSFKRHSYAEGTQDNYMSSRHFMKHRVMNNLDETDFHRHHHYSEGPGPDSGHGHYDRNRPPHLAVDQFSDTSSFRSDLELHQGNYGRGYAHLSCEDLTMPDGIHGPPVAGRYEGSGAHKRPTIGQAYACQSSPTQPHPVDKKSLRKHPDQEHDQDASVRHGLRNWRIHSYLSTYEEGGEEGLNQPLGPDAFEDPQESGDGSRVDFQKPRFGKPVRDGKDSSGRDLPDKSEETEREDKWGYAKEDKEAKEPSDRFISKHDSFRSRINPLLQRSSRLRSSLIFASSKAEMHSGAAGDQKTEADDDRKPSIVAQILEKRRSLSRDPFEWKKTAEELSKDKDNGEDAKEPETPLMDIREGKAEPPKSQAQVESNSKDSKSSTATSTTLNINDPASRLQYFQDLAAKRKASKAATEASLKVQESAEKTPDHSQPDSHPDALADPTGKAGAAAKPSELNRRTSFPSSKPSLLSPKPFVSVTKPPEALREENSPEGQKKDIFKSLKPLPSPKIFKRDLLKLKGPNPRRVSCGEELLSDATDSEKSELKKSRSYSSSVLPHEESKDKVTGSGTSVNASGDGKTLDFLKRQTQRLKVLLVPKDKEKKSSGEDRGGMSTVKELVEDYNKKQGKEQSSGSAAGEQTAAAASANHRTAHGTSGSTRYQASGNSVLFSSNLRDDTKVILEQISANSQKKREEADGEREAKEDLAAKKNRLPRPQGVVQEREGLLKRIESLRKEKKVYSRFEMGNTLG; from the exons ATGACACACCGCTCTCAAAGTTCATCTATTGGAGAAAACCCTTTGGACCCAAACTACTTGCCACCGCACTACAGGGAGGACTACCGACTTGCCATTGATGCACTGATAGAAAATGATTTACCG GGCTATTATGAGTTCCTCCAGGGCGCGGACGTGGTTAGCTTTCTGGCGCCATCGGAAATCGAGCACATTAAATCCACCATCCAGGAGCCCACCCACGCCCACAGCGTCCCCGATCTCAGGTACCCTGAGGCGGGGCACGACGTGGAGGGTTCCTCCGACACCTACTGGCCCATGCAGTCGGATCAAGTGGCCCCGGGCCTGGACTTGGGATGGCCGCTGATCCAGAACAGCTTCGTCGGCCCCACGGAGGTCACCACTCTGGTCAACCCGTCGGAACCCAACATGCCGAGCATCAAGGAGCAGGCCAGGAGACTCATCAAGAATGCGCGCCag GTGATCGCGGTGGTGATGGACACGTTCACCGACGTGGACATTTTCGCCGACCTCTTGGACGCGACGGGGCGTCACATTCCCGTTTATATTCTTCTGGATGAGCAAGAAGCGCACAGCTTTGTGTCGATGGTGAATAACTGCAAGGTCAACCTGGACTTAATTCAG ATGATGCGTGTCAGGACCGTGGCGGGACTAACGTACCAATCCCGAACAGGAAAATCCTTCAAGGGCCAAATGAAAGATCGATTCCTATTGGCCGACTGCAGGGCCGTTCTCAGTGGCAGTTACAG TTTCATGTGGTCTTACGAGAAGATCCACCGCTGCATGGCCCATCTTTTCCTGGGAGAGCTGGTGGCCACCTTCGACGAGGAGTTCCGCATCCTCTACGCGCAATCGGAGCCTCTGGTGCTCGACCCGTCGGATGGGGCGCTCGCGCTCCCGGATGCGGGCGGTTACTTGAGCAGACAGTTGGGTCTGAAGCGGACCCAGTCCCTGAGGAACCCCTTGGGCTTCCGGAGAACGCCGGAGATCCCCTCCGGCTTCCCGTACGGAGACCAGGACCGCAACCCGGCCCTTTCTTTCCGAAGAAACGACCCCTTTCGTCACACCATGGAGCCCGGGGCGGGGATTATGATGGGGAAGTATTCCCAGCAGCAGTTTCGAATGCAGCAGTCTTACTTGGAGCAGGGTCGCTCCATCGTGTCTAGACAGATGGACATGAGCAGCTTCAAGAGGCACAGTTACGCCGAAGGAACTCAGGACAACTACATGTCTTCCAGGCACTTCATGAAGCACAGAGTCATGAACAACCTCGACGAGACCGACTTCCACAG GCACCATCACTACAGCGAAGGGCCGGGACCAGATTCCGGCCACGGGCACTACGACAGGAACCGTCCTCCCCATTTAGCAGTGGACCAGTTTTCCGACACCAGTTCGTTCCGCTCCGATTTAGAGCTCCACCAGGGAAACTACGGAAGAGGCTATGCGCATCTTTCTTGCGAAGATCTGACCATGCCCGACGGTATTCACGGGCCCCCCGTGGCCGGAAGATACGAGGGAAGCGGCGCTCATAAGAGGCCGACCATCGGTCAGGCGTACGCTTGCCAGAGCTCCCCCACGCAGCCTCACCCGGTGGACAAGAAGTCCCTACGCAAGCATCCGGATCAAGAACACGACCAGGACGCCAGCGTCCGCCACGGATTGCGGAACTGGAGGATCCACTCGTACCTGAGCACGTACGAGGAAGGCGGAGAAGAAGGTCTGAATCAACCCCTGGGTCCCGACGCATTTGAAGACCCTCAGGAAAGCGGGGACGGTTCCAGAGTGGATTTCCAAAAGCCACGTTTTGGAAAACCGGTGAGAGACGGCAAGGATTCCTCCGGCAGGGATTTACCCGACAAAAGCGAGGAGACGGAAAGAGAGGATAAGTGGGGTTATGCAAAAGAGGACAAAGAGGCCAAAGAGCCTTCGGATCGCTTCATTTCCAAACACGACTCTTTCCGATCGCGCATCAACCCGCTACTTCAAAGAAGCTCCCGCCTGCGCTCGTCTCTAATTTTCGCATCTTCCAAAGCGGAAATGCACAGCGGCGCCGCCGGTGACCAAAAAACAGAGGCGGACGATGACCGCAAGCCTTCCATCGTAGCCCAGATCCTGGAGAAGAGGAGGTCTTTGTCGAGAGATCCTTTCGAGTGGAAAAAGACGGCCGAGGAACTGAGCAAGGACAAAGACAATGGCGAGGACGCCAAGGAGCCAGAAACTCCACTGATGGACATAAGAGAAGGGAAAGCGGAACCCCCTAAATCTCAAGCGCAGGTGGAGTCCAATTCAAAAGACAGCAAGTCCAGCACTGCCACATCGACAACTCTGAACATCAACGACCCCGCCAGTCGACTGCAGTATTTCCAGGACTTGGCCGCTAAGCGAAAAGCATCCAAGGCAGCGACCGAGGCGTCGCTGAAAGTCCAAGAATCGGCGGAGAAGACACCGGACCATTCCCAGCCCGATTCCCACCCCGACGCTTTAGCCGATCCGACGGGGAAAGCGGGTGCGGCGGCGAAGCCGTCCGAACTCAATCGGCGGACTTCGTTTCCATCCTCCAAACCGTCTCTCCTCTCCCCCAAGCCTTTTGTGAGCGTCACAAAACCCCCGGAAGCCCTCAGGGAGGAGAACTCCCCAGAAGGTCAAAAGAAAGACATCTTCAAGTCTCTCAAACCGCTCCCGTCCCCCAAGATCTTCAAACGAGACCTCCTCAAGCTGAAAGGCCCCAACCCTCGTCGCGTCTCCTGCGGCGAGGAGCTCCTGAGCGACGCCACGGACTCCGAGAAGAGCGAGCTGAAGAAGAGCCGTTCTTACAGTTCCTCCGTTTTGCCGCACGAGGAGTCCAAAGACAAAGTCACGGGATCCGGCACGTCCGTCAACGCCTCGGGCGACGGCAAGACGCTGGACTTCCTGAAGAGGCAGACTCAGAGGTTGAAGGTACTCCTGGTCCCCAAGGATAAAGAAAAGAAGTCCTCGGGAGAAGACCGGGGCGGCATGAGCACCGTGAAGGAGTTGGTGGAAGATTATAACAAAAAACAAGGCAAGGAGCAGTCATCGGGATCGGCCGCCGGCGAGcagaccgccgccgccgcctccgccaaTCACAGGACGGCGCACGGCACGTCGGGCTCGACGCGCTATCAAGCGTCGGGCAACTCGGTGCTGTTCAGCAGCAACCTCCGCGACGACACCAAGGTCATCCTGGAGCAGATCTCGGCCAACAGTCAGAAAAAGCGAGAGGAGGCCGACGGGGAGCGCGAGGCCAAGGAGGACTTGGCTGCCAAGAAGAACCGCCTGCCGCGACCCCAAGGAGTGGTCCAGGAGAGAGAAGGACTCCTGAAGAGGATAGAGAGCCTCAGGAAAGAGAAGAAGGTCTACAGCCGTTTTGAG ATGGGGAATACCCTTGGATAA